The following coding sequences are from one Melanotaenia boesemani isolate fMelBoe1 chromosome 19, fMelBoe1.pri, whole genome shotgun sequence window:
- the LOC121630423 gene encoding fibroblast growth factor 10-like codes for MVISASLQPFHRFHHLQSQFWRKFCRLFRGNFSHSLSLSLHPAQHAPAPELLHSSPSSTTMCRWTVTQGAPVAWFSSCPSCRSPSLLLSFTFLLLLRPSSSSLSIDSEKSHNAPGGTPSQLFISCPPPSSSLVSLHASSARLPRATNMSSSSATVLGRHVRSSYKHLQGDVRRRKLFSFHKFFLRIDKDGNVNGTKSENDPYSILEIKSVDVGVLAIRGLSSNRYLAIKKNGVLYGARDFGPDCHLVECIEENKYNTYASAEWRNKKRPMFVGLNGNGKPMKGKKTRRKNTATHFLPIVVQPR; via the exons ATGG TCATATCGGCTTCACTCCAGCCATTCCACAGGTTTCATCACCTACAGTCCCAGTTTTGGAGGAAGTTTTGTCGATTGTTCAGGGGGAATTTCTCCCACTCTCTTTCCCTCTCCCTGCACCCAGCTCAGCATGCCCCAGCCCCTGAGCTTCTCCACAGCTCTCCCAGCTCCACTACCATGTGTAGATGGACAGTGACACAAGGTGCACCGGTCGCCTGGTTCTCCTCCTGCCCGAGCTGCAGATCTCCTTcactcctcctctccttcaccttcctcctcctgctccgtCCTTCCTCATCCTCGCTATCGATAGACTCTGAAAAGAGCCACAATGCACCAGGAGGGACTCCTTCTCAGCTTTTCATCTCATGTCCACCACCTTCCTCATCACTTGTGTCGCTTCATGCATCTTCTGCAAGGTTGCCACGGGCAACCAACATGTCATCATCGTCCGCTACGGTCCTCGGACGTCACGTGCGGAGCAGCTATAAACATCTACAAGGAGATGTGCGCAGGAGGAAACTATTCTCCTTTCACAAATTCTTCCTTCGCATTGACAAGGACGGCAATGTTAATGGCACCAAAAGTGAGAATGATCCATACA GTATTCTGGAGATCAAATCAGTGGATGTGGGAGTGCTGGCCATCAGGGGCCTGAGCAGCAACCGTTACCTGGCAATCAAGAAGAATGGAGTTCTGTATGGAGCG AGGGATTTTGGTCCGGACTGTCATCTAGTCGAATGCATCGAGGAGAACAAGTACAACACCTACGCTTCTGCTGAATGGCGCAATAAGAAGAGGCCCATGTTCGTGGGACTGAATGGCAACGGAAAACcaatgaaaggaaagaagacaaggaggaaaaacacagCCACACACTTCCTGCCCATAGTGGTTCAACCACGATGA